One stretch of Neosynechococcus sphagnicola sy1 DNA includes these proteins:
- a CDS encoding alkene reductase: MPENSGLFTPIRLGSLDLPNRIIMSPMSRLRATPNCVPTSAMVEYYAQRATAGLIITEGTHPSPMGRGYTTCPGLHHEEQVAGWRKVTDAVHAAGGRIFVQLMHAGRVSHSSLLPNQALPIAPSAIPVMSEEVHVWNGKVPFEIPRPLELDEIPEIVEEYRRSAELSIEAGFDGVELHAATGYLPNTFQVTGSNQRTDAYGGTLENRTRFTIKVVNALCSVRGADRVGVKIAPGFTVNDIFDDDPAETYTYVAKTLSPLGLAYLHVGYDRGYARGTAPNFNPIDLLRPVYQGTLLAVGGFDRQQGDEAIRSGRADAIVLGRLFISNPDLVERLRLNAPLSEGDVRSFYGGNESGYTDYPTLSQIH; the protein is encoded by the coding sequence GTGTACCTACCTCTGCAATGGTCGAATACTATGCCCAGAGAGCTACGGCGGGACTCATCATTACGGAAGGAACGCATCCGAGTCCGATGGGGCGGGGTTACACAACCTGTCCAGGACTACATCATGAGGAGCAGGTTGCAGGCTGGCGAAAGGTGACGGATGCAGTTCATGCGGCTGGAGGGCGAATATTTGTGCAATTGATGCACGCTGGACGGGTGTCGCACTCCTCTTTGTTGCCGAACCAAGCTCTACCGATCGCACCTTCAGCTATCCCAGTGATGTCCGAAGAAGTTCACGTTTGGAATGGCAAAGTCCCTTTTGAAATACCCCGTCCGTTAGAGTTGGACGAAATACCCGAGATCGTCGAGGAGTACCGCAGATCAGCCGAACTTTCGATTGAAGCAGGATTCGATGGTGTAGAACTTCATGCCGCAACAGGATATCTCCCAAACACGTTCCAGGTGACTGGCTCCAACCAACGCACGGATGCTTATGGTGGCACATTGGAAAATCGAACTCGTTTCACGATCAAAGTCGTTAATGCGCTTTGTAGCGTTCGGGGAGCGGATCGGGTTGGAGTCAAGATTGCCCCTGGCTTCACCGTCAATGACATCTTCGACGACGATCCTGCTGAAACTTACACGTATGTCGCCAAGACACTTAGCCCGCTGGGTTTGGCATATCTGCACGTCGGGTATGATCGAGGTTATGCCAGAGGAACTGCACCCAACTTTAACCCTATCGATCTCCTCCGTCCCGTTTATCAAGGAACGTTATTGGCTGTCGGTGGGTTTGATCGACAACAGGGTGATGAAGCTATTAGAAGCGGACGAGCAGATGCCATCGTTTTAGGGCGACTATTCATCTCCAATCCTGACTTAGTGGAACGGCTACGGCTTAATGCTCCACTGAGCGAAGGTGATGTGAGGTCCTTCTACGGTGGAAATGAGTCTGGCTACACGGACTATCCAACTTTGTCGCAGATCCATTGA